The window CGATCAGCACCAGCCCGATCGCCACGCCCGCGATCACCGGGGTCGCGTTGGAGCTGCCCGTTGCCGCGAGGTTGGTGTCGGGGGCCGTGCCCCCCACCGTCGCGGGGCTCGGTTCCGTCAAGGTCTGGGTGGAGGTGTTGTCCGCCTCCGCGGCCTCCGCCGCCTGCGTCATGCAGTCCAGGACACCGGTGAAGCGCTGGGCGAAGCCGCCGGGGCCCTCGATCGTGAAGTCGTAGGCCTGATCCTCCTGGAGCGGGATCGTCACCGTCCGGGACTCGCCCGCGCCGATGGTGTACTCCGCACCCAGCAACTCGAAGGAGAAGTTCTCGTCGCCCTCATTGGCGGCCATGATGTCGACGCCGCCCTTGGCGCAGTTCTTCGCCGCCGACAGTGCCGGTATGGCGCCCTTCTTCGCCCAGGTCGCGCGTGCCGTCGCCGACACCGTCGACTCGCTGGAGCCGGCCAGGATCTGCGTCTGGCTGCGGCTCTCGGAGGTGAAGGCACGGCCCACGGGGACGGTCGTGGAGGCCTGCACCGTCAACTCCGCCGTGCCGGCCGCCGCGTCCTCGGGCACATCGACGTAGATCTGCCCGCCGTCCGCGGTCGAGGTGACGGGCTTGCCGGTCCTGTCGACGATCCGTACGCCGCTCGTGGCCGCGTCCGCCGGCGGCGTCACCGTCACGGCCGACGCCCCCGTGCGCACCGTCACCGGGCCCAGCCGCTCGCCGGGGCGCCCGGACAGCGCGGCCGGGTCGAGGGTCAGCGACGCCGCGGGCTCGGCCACGTCCCGGGCGCTCTTCTCCAGATAGTCGGCGAGCTTCTCGGCCTGCGGATCCGCGGCATCGACGTCCGCGTCGTCCGAGTAGCGCCACACGGCCACCTGCGTGCCGGCCGCCGCGTCCTGCTCGGTGAGCCCGCCCTGGACGCCCGCCTTCTCGGCCAGCGCCGCCAGGTCGTTCACCTGCGGGTAGGAGTTCTGCAGGATCCAGCGGATCTTGCCCGAGTTCTCGTTGGCGCCGAGGGAGGTCCCGCTCCACGGCGTCTCGTGGTACTTGGCATCCTTCTGCGTGGGGTTGTACAGGTCCACGCAGTACGTCTGCAGGGTCCCGCCACCGTCGACGGACATCTCGAACAGGCCCGCCGAGACCTCCTGGTCGCCGGTCTCGCTGTGGATGACCGCCGCGCCGTGGGTCTTCAGGCCGCCTATCGTCGCGGTCGCCCCGCCCTGGTTCTGCGCCGTTCCGTCGGCGGCGGCCTGACCGGCACCGGCCACCAGCACACCGGCGGCGACCAGGCCGGACACCAGCGTCGCGGCGGCAAGTCGGGCCGCCCCTCGTCCGCGCCCGGACAGCGCGGAGAAAGAAGAAAGCACAGAATTCCCCTTCGAGCAGGACCCGTTGACGTGGGGGGTACGGTCCTACCAGCAGAACTACAAGCTCCGAGAGCCTTGTTCGGCATCCTAAGGACCGGGCGTCCCACGCTTCCCAGGGATCCCGTAGGACAAGCGATCCGACTCGGAATCGTTATCGCGGGGACCCGCTGCGAACAGGGCTTATCGACAAATCCACCAGGGTTGTTCGGCACGCATTCGCCGATAAGCCGCAGTTCGGTCAACGATCACAGGCGTACTGACGTCACGTCACCGCCGCCGGTTCCGGCGCGGGTTGAGCCACCGCCTCCGGTGTCTCCCAGTCCGGCTCCGGACCCGGGGGCGGACCGCTCACCGCCGGCTCCGGCCTGCCCGGGCGGCGGAAGGCCGAGGTGCCCCGCGCGAGATCGTGACCGATCGCCACCGCGTCGATGTCGGCCGAGGTCCAGGTCTGCTGCTCGCGCACCTCCGAGCGGACCTTCAGCCTGCCCTGCACCAGGACGGGGTCGCCCACGGTCAGCGACGCCGCCGCGTTCGTGGCGAGCTGCCGATTGGCCCACACCGTGAAGAAGTTGGTGTGCCCGTCCGTCCACTCGTTCTTCTCGCGGTCCAGATAACGGGCGGTCACCGCCAGCCGGAACCGCGCCGAGGGTCCCGTCGCGACCTCCCGGTACACCGGCTGCGTCGCCACGTTCCCCACCACGGAAATGATCGTCTCGTTCATCGTGCACCCCTCCCGGATACGCCTACGGGCCCGTCCCGTACGGCTGCGTCTGCCGCGACGACCGCGTCCCTCGCGAATCGCCGCGAAGCCAGACTGCCTCCGCCGGGCCGAGCCCGCAGCGCCCTGTGGATCACCCCGGCGCCTGTGGAAAACCTCGCCACTCGAACGAGGCGTTCCACCCCACCCGCATCACCCCACGCCCACCCCCGTGACCCTCCCGTACTGCTCCCGAACCTCCCGATACCGCAGCAACTCCGCCGCCACCGGATCCAGCACCCGCGCCCGCCCGCATCCGGCAGCCGCCTCCCGCAACCGCCGCTCCGCCTCCATGCCGTACCGCCGCGCAGGCCCCCGAGCCGCCATCCGGCAGCTCCACTCCACGAGCGGCCCGCCGACGATCCCGGCCACCATCAGCAGCACCGGCACGCCCAGGTTCGGCGCCATGACGCCCACGATCTGCCCCACGAGCCACAAACCACCCACCACCTGCAACAGCGTCATCGACGCCTGCACCAGCACCGCCGCGGGCCACCACCCCGGCCGCGGCGGCCGCCCCGGCGGCAGCCCCGCGCGGGCGGCCAGGTCGTCCAGCGCCTCGGGCAGCCCCTGCGAGCCGCGTACGGCCGCCTCGCGCACTGCCTGCGCCCACGGCGCCGGGAGCCCGCCGGACGCCCGCTCGGCGACCGTACGCACCGCCTGCTCCACACGCTGGCGCGCGGTGGCCTCCTCGTCCGCCTGGGCGCGCAACGGGAGCCGTCCCGTGGGAGGTTCACGCCGGTCCTGGTACCAGCGCCACAGCCGTAGCCAGGGCGTCCCGCACGCGCGATTGGCGTTGCGCAGCCAGGCGCGCTCGGCGGCCTCGCCCGCCGCGGTGGCGCCCACCGCGTCCGCGAGCCGGGCGGCGAACTCGTCCCGGGCCTCCTCGCTCAGCCCGGTCCGCCGGGAGGTGGCGTAGACAGGCCGCAGCCCCCACGCGGCGGCGTCGATGTCGGCGGAGATCCGGCGCGCGGCGGCCCCGCGCTCCGAAACGAACTGGCCGAGCGCCTCGCGCAGTTCACCGACGCCGTCCCCGGTGAGCGCGGACAGCGCGAGCACGGTCGCCCCCGGTTCGCCGTACTCGCCGAGCGCGATGCCGTCCTCGTCCAGCAGCCGCCGCAGATCGTCGAGGACCTGTTCGGTCGCCTCCCCGGGGAGCCGGTCGATCTGGTTGAGGACGACGAACATGACCTCGGCGTGGCCCGCCATGGGCCGCAGATAGCGCTCGTGCAGGACGGCGTCGGCGTACTTCTCGGGGTCCACGACCCAGATGACGGCGTCGACGAGGTCCAGCACCCGGTCCACCTGCTCGCGGTGCGCCACGGCCGCCGAGTCGTGGTCGGGCAGGTCGACCAGGACGAGGCCGCGCAGCTGTCCCTCGGCGTCCGTGTGCTGGGCGGGGCGGCGGCGCAGCCGGGGCGGGATGCCGAGCCGGTCGATGAGGCTGGCCGCGCCGTCGCTCCAACTGCACGCGATGGGCGCGGCGGTGGTCGGGCGGCGCACGCCCGTCTCCGAGATCGTCACCCCGGCCAGCGCGTTGAACAGCTGCGACTTGCCGCTGCCGGTGGCGCCCGCGATGGCGACCACGGTGTGCTGACCGGAGAGTCTGCGCCGCGCGGCGGCCTCGTCTAGCACCCGTCCGGCCTCGGCGAGGGTCCGGCTGTCGAGCCGGGTCCGGGACAGCCCCACCAGCTCCCGCAGCGCGTCGAGCCGCGACCGCAGGGCGCCGTCGTACGCCAGGGTGGTCGCCGTCTGCGGGGCGGAGGCCCGGCTCTCCACGACGGGTGCGGGCTGCTGCTCCCCGGCGGTCTCGGTCACCCGACGCGCGATCAGCCCGTCGCCCCAGGGGGCCCCGGAGTCCGCACCAGAGGTGGCGTCGTCCACGCGCGCGTGCTCGTCCTCGGCCTCTTCGGCCTCCTCAGGTTCTACGGCCTCCTCCTCGTCGGAACTGGCGCCGGACGCCTCGGCCTCCTCGGGAACGCTCTCGGCGGCGCCGTCCTCGGCGGGTTCCGTGTGTCCATGGTCGTGGTCCTGGTCAGTGACGGCGGTCACCGGTCACCTCTCCTTCTGCAGTACGGACAGCGCGGCGATGAGTTCGGCCTGTGGCTCCGGGTGGACGTCGAGGGCGTCGAGGGGGGCGAGCCGGCGCTCGCGTTCGGTGTGCATGACCCGGTCGAGATGGTCGGCGAGCAGCCGCCCGCCCCGGTCGCGCAGCCGCAGCGCGCCGTGGGCCCCGATGCGCTCGGCGAGCCCCTCACCCGCGGAACGGGCTCTACGGCCGCCCAGAAGCGCGGTGGCGACGAGGGCGGCGACCACGTCGGGGTCGGGCGCCGCACTCCGGTCGAGGACGCGCACCCCGTCCTCGGCGTACTCCTCCAGCTCGCGCCGCCACCGCCGTACCGCCAGACCGATGCGGTGCTCGGCGGTCTCCGGATGACCGTCGCGGTCCCGGAGGCTGGGGGCGGCGGCCGCCGGTTCGCGGCGCCAGGCCTCGTCGACGCGCTCGTCGGCGGCCGTGACGGCACAGAGCAGCAGGGCGGCGAGGCTCTCCACGAGGGCGTCCAGGAGCTCACCGGCCGTGCAGTCGAGGGGGAAGGCGCGCCAGCGTTTGAGGGCGTCGCCGGCGAGGACGGCGCCGGACTGCAGACGGCCCCGTACGCGCGCGTGCTCGCTGTCGTACGCCGAGTCGACGGCGGAGGTGAGGCGGAGCGCGGCGGCGTACTGGGCGGCGGCGGCGCTGGCCAGCTCGGGCATCCGGGCTTTGAGGGAGTCGAGGACGCCGTAGGCCGTGCGGGCCATGACGTGCTGGCGGGCGGCCGGGTCCTGGGCCTGGTGGACGAGCCAGGTGCGCAGCGGCGCCACGGCGCTGGCGGGAAGCAGGCCGCCGCCCCAGGCCGACTCGGGCAGCTCGGGGACGGTGAAGCGGGGCACGTGGCCGAGGCCGGCCTTGGTGAGCAGGGCGCCGTACTGCCGGGAGACCTCGGAGACGACCTGGTGGGGGACCCGGTCGAGGACGGTGACGAGGGTGACGTCGTACTCCTTGGCGGTGCGCAGCAGGTGCCAGGGGACGGCGTCGGCGTAGCGGGCGGCCGTGGTGACCATGACCCAGATGTCGGCCGCGCAGATGAGCTCGGCGGCGAGGACGCGGTTGTCGGCGACCAGGGAGTCGATGTCGGGCGCGTCGAGGAGGGCGAGGCCGCGCGGGAGCGTTTCGGCGGTCTCGACGCGCAGCACGCGCGCGGGGTCCTCGCCGGGCAGCAGGAGCTCGTCGCCGGGGTCCTGCTGGGGCACCCATACGCGTGTGAGGTCGGGCAGGACGCGCATCCCGCTGAACCAGTGATGATCCTCCGGATGGCACACCAGTACCGGGGTCCGAGTGGTGGGCCGCAACACCCCCGCCTCGCTGACCCGGTTGCCCACCAGGGAGTTGACCAGCGTCGACTTTCCGGCCCCGGTGGAACCTCCCACGACGGCCAGCAAAGGCGCTTCAGGCTCTCTCAACCGGGGCACCAAGTAGTCGTCGAGCTGGGCGAGCAGTTCGTCGCGGTTGGCACGCGCGCGTGGCGCCCCCGCCAGGGGCAGCGGAAAGCGTGCGGCTGCGACACGGTCGCGCAGAGCGGAGAGTGCGTCGATCAGCTGAGGCCGTACGTCCAAGGTCACCACATGCGAAGAATGCCCAATTTTAGGGGAATTCTGAAGCATATGAGCATGTCTGCGCGCCGACGGAACACAAGGGACGGAAGGGGCGACTGGGACACCAGCACAGTCCAGGCATAACGAGTGCACAACACCCGGTGCGCCAGACGCCAAAAGCGGTGCACGATTCGTACCTGCCTGCGATTATCAGGACCGCTTCACCGAACCTCCACATCGAGCCACGGAGGCGAAGCAACAGAGACAAGGACGCGGGAGCCCTATCCTTGTCCCGGCAACGTCACGGATCAGCCCGCACCCGGGCACCACGACAGAGGCCACCACACCGGCCCCCGTAGCTCAGTGGATAGAGCAGGCGCCTTCTAAGCGCTTGGCCGCAGGTTCGAGTCCTGCCGGGGGCGCCGCACTGCCCTGAGTTATCGCAGGTCAGGGCGTATTTTCCGGCCCTCGCCGCAAAGTCGCGCCCTATCGCGAGACCTGTCTACACGTGCGGGTGTCCGCGGGCGACACCCCGCCCCACCAGGTGTTGGTCGTCTCATCGCGCAGCCGCAGGTTCGCGCCCGGGGTGTATATCGCGAATCGCGGAAACTTCACTGTCCGTTACCGCTTGGGCAGGCTTCTCGGGCTTCCGCTACCCGGCAAGCTTCCCGGCACGGCGGCCGTTGACCATCATGCCGTTCTGCGACCACAGGTACATGACTCCAGGACATCAGTCGTCAGCCGTTGCTGATCTCGCGTTCGGCGATGCGTGCACTGGTGACCGCGATCGAGGATGACTCGATCGCCCGCGACCCCATTCGGTAGCACGTCCCGCATTGGCCGACGCCGAGCGCTTCGAGCTACCCGCTGCCCTGCCCACCGGCACCCGACCGGGGTGCTGCACCGGCCCGGTGCCGAGTCAGCACTGTGCGCCAACTCGCACGCAATATTGAACGACTGGCGACGCTACCTCGAAACCTGGCTCAACCTTCCGCGAGTTCGCGCAAGATAGCAGACGAGCCCCGAGAGTTGACGAGCACAACTGGTCGCGTTCCCCGCTTGGCAGTAATGAAGTCGGTGGCGGCATGCTTCGCCGATGCTGTCACCACGACGAAGACGTCAGCGTTGGCTGCCTGTGCGGCAAGTTTGCTGCTGCCGTCGTGCTCGGCACTCGTCTCGATGTCGATCTTGGGCACCAAGCTGCGCAGTACCTGTGCAGCCCGGGTGGTGGCCGACTCGGTCAGGGAGTACAGCACCACCTTTGAGTCCTGCAGGTGGCGGTACGGCGCTCCGGGGTCGGCGTCCTGTACCTGCTCGGTGAGCAAGTCTTCTGGGACACCGCATCCCAGTTCGCCGGCTATGAGCTTGATGGCCTCAATGTCGGTTGGGTCCAGTGCCGTCTTAAACGGCCTCACCGCATTAGTGATCTTGTAGAAGAAGTCAACAGTTGCGGGGCTGGTTGCCGCTGCCGATGTGGCTGTCGCCGTCTGCAGTACGTCGATCGCCCACGTCGTGGTCACAGCGGAGACGTTCGCGGAGACGATGAGATCAGTCCACTCGAGCGCCGATGCGAACACCGCGGATGTGGGGTTGGCAGACAGCAGATAGTCCAGTAGGGCTTGGGTCTGCACCCGAACGCCGGCCGAGTTCTTGCCACTGAGCGCGAGACCGGCAAGGACACGTTCGCTGAGTTCGGCCGCTCCATCTTCAGTGAAGATGGAGCGGTGCGCCGCCATGAACTGGCCTCCGATCTCACCGAGTTTGCCGAGTACCTCGTCGGAGGCATCGTGAAACCATGCGGTCAGTGCACTGCTACTCAGTGGCGTCCAGGCGTCAGTGATTTCGGGGTCGGCAGCCAGCGCTGTGCTGCCATGGTCCCCGTCCAGAGCGTCCAGCCAGGTGCGCCAGTCCAGGCGGGGTCCGTCCTGGGTGAACTGCTCCAGCCAGGCAAGATCATCGCGCAGGCGTGCACTCGCTCCGTCGATCAAGCCACGGAGGTGATGCGTGGAGATGTACTCAAGTGCCAGCGCTGCTTGCTGTGGTGACTGCAGGTCGCGTGCACAGGTCAGGAGCAGGTATGCCGCGTGCAGGCTCGGTTCGAGCGTCAGCACCAGTTCGATGGCTGCCTGAAGTTCGCCCCGGGCCATCATCCCGGTCGCGCGCTCGAGGGGCGATTCGCCCGGGGCACCGGGCTGGTCCAGGGGGGCGGGTGGCTCCGACGGGGCGGTGGGCTGAGGAGTTCGTTCCCGGTGCAGGTGCAGCACATTGCGCAGATGGGCGGGGAGGCCGGGTTCGATCGTGCCGGCTTCGTCGAGGAGCCTGTTGAGTGTGTCGTCTCCCGCGTCGCCGTCGACCGCGATGAGGAACTCCACGACAGCCTGCGCCCGACTCGTTGTCGGTGTGCCCGAGAACAGCGGCCGGAATGCCGCAGGGACCGCGGCAACGGCTCCGAGCAGTTCTTCCTCTTTGCCTGCTGTGTCGTGCCGGGCGAACCATCTGGCGTAGACCGCCTGCTGGATCACTTGAGTGACACTCAGGGGGCGACGCATGGCGAGGACGTGGTCGAGATCCCGGTCCCCGAGAACGGCCTTCCAATCCTCGAGTCCAGCGAACAGTCGCAGTCGCAGGAAGGCCAGGTTCGGCTGGTCGAGATCGGCGGTCGCCTCGAGTTCGCGCAGGCAGGCCAAGGCGACAGTACGGTCGCGGGCAGCGATGGCGTGTCCGAGGTCGTCGAGGACCTCGACGGTGGTTCGGGGGGCGTCGAACTCCGAGGGCGGCCGGCCGTTGAGGAGTTTACTGAGAACCAGCAGGGCGTCGCGTACCTGGCCTCGCGCGTGTTTCCAATCCTCCGAATCCGCTGTCGGGCGGGGCATCACCTCAAAGCGCAGTGGCTTGACAGGTGCCTTTGCCAGTGCGGCGTCGAACGGATCAGCCGGGTTGAGGGCACCACGGTGGCGAGGCAGGTCGCTGAAGGTGGGGCCGATCCAACTGTCGAGGATGGCGAGTGTCTCGCGCTGCTGGCGCGGGGTGGGTGCGAAGCCGTACCACCACAGGCGGCCGTGAGAACTTCGTGGCAAGAATCCGATCTGGCGCTGCTGGATGCCTGCCATAAAGTTCTCGAGGATGAGTTGCAGGTTCGGTTCTACCCGTGTGGGCGTGATGTCGTTGCCTGGACCGAAGAATTCCTTGAAGTCGACGCTCATGGCAATTGGTACCTGTTCTGGTATTCGACCCAAGCGCGGGCGATCTGGTCGGGGTCGGATACGACGGTGACGCCTTCCTGGTTCACTCTCTGGCCGAAGAAGGTGAAGTTCATCGAGCCGTGAACGTGGAATCGGTCGCTCACCATGCCCTTGTCGTGCAGTGTGTTCCGGATAAGCAAGGTCGGCCGTGGCCCCACCGGGGCGAGGTCGGTGAGGCGTTGTCCTGTGATGGCGTTGCGCGGCTCGTCGCGCATGATCACTCGGACGTCCGAGCCACGGCGGGCGAGTTCGGTGAGTACTTCCGTCAGCCGGATGGGTCGGGCCGGCAAGGCGGGGAGCACGCTCTTGAACTGTCCGGATGCATTGTCGATGACGACAATGTCGGAGATCCACGGGGACAGTACCCACAAGCGACTTGACGGCGCCAGCAGCTCGGACACCAATAGGTTCTGCACCAGATCGGTGAGTTGTCGAGTCTCGCCGGCCCCGGCGGTGATGATCCTTCTCATGCGGACACCTCGGCAAGTTCGAGGGTGGCCACGACGCTGCCCTCGGAGCGGTGATCGATCTCGACGACTCGTGGGAATACCTGGAGGAAGTCCGTTTCGATGGCGCGGATCGACAGATCCACCAGCATGCCTGCCAGGACGGGTACGTCCTCGGGGGGTGCGATGAGTTGGGCGGATCCCTGTTGGGCCAGGCGTGTGCGCACTAGGGCGACCGCGTCGGGATCTGTCACGCTGATGAGGTCGGCTGTTGACGTGAACAGCCCCCGGAGCAGATCGGGTGCGGCCGGCAAATTGTCGAAGTAGGGGTTCCACGACTGCAGTGCTCCGGAGCGTATGGCCCATCCGCGTGGCCAGAGGGCGCTCTGGATAGCGTCGATACGTTGGCGGTCCGAGGAGTTCGCGGACAGGTTTAGTCCGGCGTCCAAGTCGTGCCTCTGACGCATCAGATAGGCCCAGGTACGCGGCGAGATTTCAAGGCCCAGACGTTGCTCTTGGATCTCCCACTCGTCGATGAGGGTGCGTAGTGCCTGGTCCGTCTGTGCGGTCGATCCGGGCCGGAGCAGGCGGTTGGCCAGGCTCGAGACGACGGATTGTTCCGCGCCATGGATGCCTGAGGCGCGCAACTGCGCCCGTATTCGATCAAGGTTTTTCACCCGGTCTGCCTGTGTCGCCGAACCTCGGTATTCAGCAACGAGGTCGAGCCAGTCGCTGCGCTCGTTGGTGTAGCGCACGATCCGCCGCATGTGCGCGTCGACCAGTTCGCTGGTGGAGGGCTGGACGGCTCTCATGATCAGCCGTAGGAACCGCCGCGGGTCGGGGCGCACGCGCGTCGCCAGCGCTTCGATGAAGCCGCCGCCGCCGATCGAGGCTTCGGTGAGCCAGACCTGGCCGCGGCGCCATGTGCCGTCGGGGCCGTAGCCGGGCTCTATGTCGACGATGATGCCTTCGGGGTCGTGCTCGGGACAGATCTCCCGGGCGGCCCACAGGGCTGCCTGTCCCAGCGTGGCGAGGACACGCTGGCGCAGCCAGGCTTGGAACTGTGCGGGATCAGGGTTCCAGACCTGGTCCGTCAGGTGGTCCAGGCGGGCGACGATGTCCTTGTCGGCGAGGAGTTGGCGCAGTCGCTCACCCACTCGGCCGAGTGCGGCGGATTCGCTCTCCTCGACGTCCGAGCTGCGGAACATTGCCCTCAGGGTGTCCGTCAACCGGTCGGCGAAGGTTTCCCGCACCGTTTGGTAGGCGTGGGGAAGCGGCGTGCTGTCGGTCACGGCGGACATCAGCAGCATGCATTCGATGGTCTGGTGCAGCCATTCCAACTGGAACTTGTTCATCTGTTCCAGTAGATCGGGGTCGTTCGTCAGAACGTGCTGGAACCAGGCGCTGCGCAGGGCTGGGTCGATGTCGCCGGGTGGAGCAATCACCTCTGGCACCGTGATCGTCAGGCGTAGGCCGTCCACGTCGTAGGTGGCTCCGAGACCGATCCGCTCGTCATCGAGCGAGAACTGTGCTTTGACTCGGGCTTCGCCGCCGCGGGCGAAGACCAGGCTGGCCTCGCTCTGGACGGCAAGACGGCGGACCTCGACGTGGGCGTTTTGAGCGTGCAGGAAGAAGCGCGCTTCATCGATGAGGCCGCCAATGGGGTCCGACAGGGGAAGGCGGGCGACCAGGCCGAGGCCCCTCTCCAAGAACTGGGATCGCCAGACCAGGGCCGCGTTGGATGCATCCTTGAGTTCTGGCGGTGCGAGTTGGAGTTCCACCCTGTCGGGACGGACGATGGGGATGGGGGTGGGGACTCCGCCGACTTCGACGGTGGCGGCCTCCTCCCGATGGTGCGCCTGAAGGACAGGGGCGAGGTCCATGACGGTCTCGCGCTGCCCGTAGGGAATGGGGATCCAGTGCCGGTGCTCGAGGTTGCGGGTGGCAAAGCGCCGTGACACTCGTCCGGGCGCGTATTCGCGCAGCATCTGGGCCAGGCCCATCGCCTGCAACTCAGGTTCCTTTTCCCACGACTGCTGGGCGGGGATGACCACGTACGCTTCGGGAAGTGCGAGTTCGCTAAAGAGGTTCTCGGGAAAGAAGTCGGGCAGCGGATTTTTGCCCATTGTGTCCTTGCCCGTGGCGTACGTGTGGTCCTCGGCGATGGCCCACTCGTTGTCCAGTCGTCGGGCCAGTGTGGGCACGGCCGCCAGGATGAGCGGGCGAGGGGGGTGCCACAGGATCTCGGCGGCCAACTCCTCGGGCACCTGGAGTGCGCCTTCGATCCACAGACGGAGGCTGCGCTGGCGGCCGGGGTCGCGCAGCAGGTCACGCAGGATGGTGACGGCTGTCTGCTGGACCTTGCGGTTGTCCGGGTAGTCCGGATCGGCGAGACCCTTCAAGTCACGCCACAGCTTTGCGTACCGGTGAACGGGCTGCAGTTGATCTGCCAGCCAGTCAAGCATTGCCAGAGTGGCTTGAATGCGCAGGACCGCGCGGTTGCGGATGGGAAGAACCAGTTCGGGCAGGACGGGATCGAACAGCGCGTCCCAGGCCTCGTAGGTGGCACGGTCGCGTCCGTAGTCGGAGAGCACAACGACGGTGTAAGGGCGCATGCGGCGGCTTCGGCCGGCTCGGCCCTTGCGCTGCAGGAATGCGGCGACGCCGCGGGGCGCCTTGTGCTGCAGCACGGCACCGACGTCTGGATCGTCGAAGCCGACCTCGAGCGAGGCGGTGGCGACGACGAGTTGGGACGCGGTGTCGACTCCTGCGTCTTGTGAGGTAGTCCGGCTCACGTTGAGGCCTGGGCGGTCGAGGGCGTGGCCCAGTTTCACTGGCAGGTCCCAGACCTGGCCTGCGCGCCGCTGGTCGGTGAGGTTGCCTTGCCCGGGACGTCGCAGGGATGCCAGGGGGTCTTTGAACTGCTGGGTACGTGGGGCGCGGTAGCGCTGGCCTTCCGCGTCGAGGAGGTAGAAGAAGAGCCGGTTGGTGACGTCGAGGTCGTCGGTGAAGACGAACGCCTTGGTGCCCAGAAGTCCTTGGGATGTGCGCTGTGCCGGGTGGTCGAGGACGCGCGGGAGGAGCATTGCTGTCTGGATCGTCGTGGACAGCACGGAGGCGCCGCTGGTCGGGTCGCTGCGCACTGCGACCATGTATTCGGCCCCCTCGTACTCCATCTCGTCTGCGCCCGGTTCGATGTTGGTGACGAGTTCATCGTCAACGCCCGTCAGATCGGCCATGTGGCGAACGGCGTTCGACAGCGTCGCGGACAGGCCGGCGAAGGTGACCGGACTGCGCAGAGAGTGGTGCCAGCGCCGCAGGACGAGGGCTGCCTGGGCGCCGGTGGTGCCGCTGTAGGTGTGGATCTCGTCAAGCAGCATCAGGCGCGGTTTCTTGGCCGCGCCGACACCGAGCAGTTTCCCCAGCGATAGGTCGGACAGACCGCGGTTGAGCATCTCGGTGGTGGTGAACAGCACGTCCGGAGGCCGCTGGCTCATCCGATGCCGGGTCAGGACCAGCATGGAGTCGTCGAACACGCGCGAGCAGGTGCCGCAGGTCAGGCGTTCCGCTCTGGCCCTGGCGTCCTGCTCGGACCAGAACAGTGCGCCCCCGCAGACGGTGTATCCGTCACCGGGACAGGTGAAGTGAGGGCACTGAAAGCCTTCGGCCCGTTTCGTCCATGCGGAATAGGAGGCCGTCAGGCTCTTCATGCTGGTCGGGGTGTCCTTGTTGAGCACCCCGATGGTCATGGGCCGGCCGTTGGTCTTCTTCCACAGGTCGTCGAGCCGCCGGGCGTGCGCGAAAGCGGTGTTGAGTTGGTCCTTGAGGAGTTCGTTGCGCGGGTAGACGGCGAGCGCACGCGTCCATGCCGACTCGTCTTGGAGTCCCGTCAGGAAGGCGAAGGCCGGCAGGTAGAAGGCGAGGGTCTTGCCGCTTCCGGTGCCGGCACCCACGACGGTGGCGGTGGTGATGTTGGACTTCAGGGCCGTGAAGATCTGGCGGCTGGCACGGACCTGGAAGCCGCTGAGGTCGGCGTGTTGGGGGCCCCGCCGCGTCATGGCATCGATGACCTGGCGGTAGAGGTCGTGGAGCACATCGGTGCCGTCGATGACGGCGTGTCTGGGCTGATCGCGCCGCGGGTAGGCGCGGGCGCGCCGGGCGTAGCGGAAGTCCGAGACGAGAGCGGCACCTTGACGCCAGGCCGTGGGGTCGTTGGAGGGGAAGATTTGGCGCAGACGGGCCAGCAGACGCAGCGTCTCGCCGTTGCGGGTACGCCACCGCGACGGCGAGACCGCATCATCGCGGATGATCAGACCCTTGTCCTCGAGGGCCTCGATTGCCTCCTGTGCGGTGCCCAGTTCGGCGCGCTTGATGAGAACGTCATCGACGTGGGTGTGCAGTTCGTCGTCGGTGAATCCGCCGTCGACAACGCCCCAGGACAGCAGGGGGTCCTCGTGTGCTTCGAGGACGTC of the Streptomyces sp. NBC_00287 genome contains:
- the dpdJ gene encoding protein DpdJ, which codes for MTSETESEILDVLEAHEDPLLSWGVVDGGFTDDELHTHVDDVLIKRAELGTAQEAIEALEDKGLIIRDDAVSPSRWRTRNGETLRLLARLRQIFPSNDPTAWRQGAALVSDFRYARRARAYPRRDQPRHAVIDGTDVLHDLYRQVIDAMTRRGPQHADLSGFQVRASRQIFTALKSNITTATVVGAGTGSGKTLAFYLPAFAFLTGLQDESAWTRALAVYPRNELLKDQLNTAFAHARRLDDLWKKTNGRPMTIGVLNKDTPTSMKSLTASYSAWTKRAEGFQCPHFTCPGDGYTVCGGALFWSEQDARARAERLTCGTCSRVFDDSMLVLTRHRMSQRPPDVLFTTTEMLNRGLSDLSLGKLLGVGAAKKPRLMLLDEIHTYSGTTGAQAALVLRRWHHSLRSPVTFAGLSATLSNAVRHMADLTGVDDELVTNIEPGADEMEYEGAEYMVAVRSDPTSGASVLSTTIQTAMLLPRVLDHPAQRTSQGLLGTKAFVFTDDLDVTNRLFFYLLDAEGQRYRAPRTQQFKDPLASLRRPGQGNLTDQRRAGQVWDLPVKLGHALDRPGLNVSRTTSQDAGVDTASQLVVATASLEVGFDDPDVGAVLQHKAPRGVAAFLQRKGRAGRSRRMRPYTVVVLSDYGRDRATYEAWDALFDPVLPELVLPIRNRAVLRIQATLAMLDWLADQLQPVHRYAKLWRDLKGLADPDYPDNRKVQQTAVTILRDLLRDPGRQRSLRLWIEGALQVPEELAAEILWHPPRPLILAAVPTLARRLDNEWAIAEDHTYATGKDTMGKNPLPDFFPENLFSELALPEAYVVIPAQQSWEKEPELQAMGLAQMLREYAPGRVSRRFATRNLEHRHWIPIPYGQRETVMDLAPVLQAHHREEAATVEVGGVPTPIPIVRPDRVELQLAPPELKDASNAALVWRSQFLERGLGLVARLPLSDPIGGLIDEARFFLHAQNAHVEVRRLAVQSEASLVFARGGEARVKAQFSLDDERIGLGATYDVDGLRLTITVPEVIAPPGDIDPALRSAWFQHVLTNDPDLLEQMNKFQLEWLHQTIECMLLMSAVTDSTPLPHAYQTVRETFADRLTDTLRAMFRSSDVEESESAALGRVGERLRQLLADKDIVARLDHLTDQVWNPDPAQFQAWLRQRVLATLGQAALWAAREICPEHDPEGIIVDIEPGYGPDGTWRRGQVWLTEASIGGGGFIEALATRVRPDPRRFLRLIMRAVQPSTSELVDAHMRRIVRYTNERSDWLDLVAEYRGSATQADRVKNLDRIRAQLRASGIHGAEQSVVSSLANRLLRPGSTAQTDQALRTLIDEWEIQEQRLGLEISPRTWAYLMRQRHDLDAGLNLSANSSDRQRIDAIQSALWPRGWAIRSGALQSWNPYFDNLPAAPDLLRGLFTSTADLISVTDPDAVALVRTRLAQQGSAQLIAPPEDVPVLAGMLVDLSIRAIETDFLQVFPRVVEIDHRSEGSVVATLELAEVSA